From the Hugenholtzia roseola DSM 9546 genome, one window contains:
- a CDS encoding calcium/sodium antiporter, producing MTLFLSFVSLLGGLALTIIGSDKLVEGASALAKRLKVSDLLIGLTIVAFGTSAPELTVNLFACFQGQTGLAIGNAMGSNIVNTLLILGVAAFIFPIRVTSNTTWVEIPLSLLAALMLGVAANDVFFDGATQNQLTRTDGLALLGFFAIFMYYTFKVAQSSHEDESEAAVKMMSLGKSVLFAALGMLGLFLGGKLLVDGAIEIAKSFGMSDSLIGLTIVAIGTSAPELATSISAALKQKSDIAIGNVIGSNIFNIFFILGISSIINPLPFEAQNNYDVVVNIVASLLMFVFVFTGKGREINRTEGSILVLVYLVYMTWTIYANLSL from the coding sequence ATGACCTTATTCTTATCCTTTGTTTCGCTTTTAGGCGGGCTTGCCCTCACTATCATTGGCTCTGATAAATTAGTAGAAGGTGCTTCGGCACTTGCCAAACGGTTGAAAGTATCCGACCTACTTATCGGGCTAACTATCGTCGCTTTTGGCACCTCTGCACCCGAACTTACGGTCAATCTTTTCGCCTGCTTTCAGGGGCAGACGGGGCTTGCGATAGGCAACGCAATGGGTAGCAATATCGTCAATACGCTGCTTATTTTGGGAGTGGCGGCTTTTATCTTTCCTATCCGCGTAACTTCTAACACCACTTGGGTAGAAATTCCTTTGAGCCTATTGGCGGCATTGATGTTGGGCGTGGCTGCCAATGATGTTTTTTTTGATGGCGCAACCCAAAACCAGCTCACGCGCACAGACGGCTTGGCACTACTTGGCTTTTTTGCAATCTTTATGTATTATACCTTTAAAGTGGCGCAAAGTTCACACGAAGACGAAAGCGAAGCCGCCGTCAAGATGATGTCTTTGGGAAAATCCGTACTCTTTGCCGCTTTGGGAATGTTGGGGCTTTTTCTGGGCGGAAAATTATTAGTAGATGGGGCGATTGAAATAGCCAAAAGTTTCGGCATGAGCGACTCCCTTATCGGTCTGACCATTGTAGCGATAGGCACTTCTGCACCCGAACTTGCCACTTCTATCTCTGCTGCACTCAAACAGAAATCGGATATTGCCATAGGAAACGTCATTGGGTCAAATATCTTCAACATCTTTTTTATCTTGGGCATTAGTTCTATCATCAATCCGCTCCCTTTTGAGGCGCAAAACAATTACGATGTCGTCGTCAATATTGTCGCCAGTTTGTTGATGTTTGTTTTTGTTTTCACAGGAAAGGGGCGCGAAATCAACCGCACCGAGGGTAGCATCTTGGTGTTGGTTTATTTGGTGTATATGACTTGGACAATTTATGCAAATTTGAGCCTTTGA
- the ruvA gene encoding Holliday junction branch migration protein RuvA codes for MYAYLKGKLASKEAPYLVIETPAGIAFEVRATQNVVERFEVGAECQIFTYLRVREDAQELFGFSSEREKKLFLLLVGVSDVGAATALAVISAMPMGELVAAILNNDAKRLQAVKGVGAKTAQKIVLELKDKLPKEGFHAEMGENSIAAGRISDTVQSETLAALMALGMNKIAAERSIRAVLKSYPEESFDQVEKLLRLALQQR; via the coding sequence ATGTACGCATATCTGAAAGGCAAACTTGCAAGCAAAGAAGCCCCTTATCTTGTTATTGAAACTCCTGCGGGTATCGCCTTCGAGGTGCGAGCTACCCAAAATGTAGTCGAGCGTTTTGAAGTAGGGGCAGAGTGCCAAATTTTCACCTACCTGCGTGTGCGTGAAGATGCACAAGAGCTATTTGGCTTTTCGAGCGAGCGCGAGAAAAAACTCTTTTTACTTTTGGTCGGTGTGTCTGATGTAGGGGCGGCTACTGCCTTAGCCGTTATTTCGGCAATGCCAATGGGCGAATTGGTGGCTGCCATTTTGAATAATGATGCCAAGCGTTTGCAGGCAGTCAAGGGCGTAGGAGCAAAGACGGCGCAAAAAATCGTCTTAGAACTCAAAGACAAACTACCCAAAGAGGGCTTCCATGCGGAAATGGGCGAAAATTCCATAGCCGCAGGGCGCATTTCGGACACTGTGCAGAGCGAAACCTTAGCGGCACTGATGGCTTTGGGTATGAATAAAATTGCGGCAGAGCGTAGTATCCGCGCCGTTTTGAAAAGCTACCCCGAAGAAAGTTTCGACCAAGTAGAAAAATTGTTGCGTTTGGCTTTGCAGCAGCGGTAA
- a CDS encoding YoaK family protein — protein MLFRTQDSRRRFFHDLKLASILSISAGAVNSAGFFAFDVLTTNVTGHVALLANDLVAYNWNAAYMKMLWMFLFLLGAFVSSLWVQFFHNHPTQARFAHSVPLILEMGLLAGVAILGHHYFDYSEMMIQLLAGSLLFAMGLQNALITIVSGSVIRTTHLTGLFTDLGVNFAKLLFNQGGAKENLAVRRKLALLLTIAGSFFLGGMIGGFLFASYLFFAFIFPLLTLLVALLYDIVTYQPHKTKKATKIVKTLTPKKTERKWETEVE, from the coding sequence ATGCTTTTTCGCACCCAAGACAGTCGCAGACGTTTCTTTCACGACCTCAAATTGGCTTCCATTCTCTCCATTTCGGCGGGTGCGGTCAATTCAGCAGGTTTTTTTGCCTTCGATGTCCTCACTACCAACGTTACGGGGCATGTCGCGCTTTTGGCAAACGATTTAGTAGCCTATAATTGGAACGCTGCCTATATGAAGATGCTCTGGATGTTTTTGTTTCTTTTGGGGGCATTTGTTTCGAGCCTTTGGGTACAATTTTTCCACAATCACCCCACACAGGCGCGTTTTGCGCACAGTGTTCCCCTGATTTTGGAGATGGGCTTATTGGCAGGCGTGGCTATTTTGGGGCATCATTATTTTGATTATAGCGAAATGATGATACAACTTTTGGCAGGTAGCCTGCTTTTTGCGATGGGGCTACAAAATGCCCTTATTACCATTGTTTCGGGGTCAGTGATTCGCACCACACACCTAACGGGGCTTTTCACAGACTTAGGCGTTAATTTCGCCAAATTGCTTTTCAATCAAGGGGGCGCAAAGGAAAATTTGGCGGTCAGGCGAAAGTTAGCCCTCCTGCTCACGATTGCAGGTAGCTTTTTTCTCGGCGGCATGATAGGCGGCTTTCTTTTTGCCTCCTACCTCTTTTTTGCCTTTATCTTTCCACTGCTCACGCTATTGGTTGCACTTTTGTATGATATTGTAACTTATCAGCCACACAAAACTAAGAAAGCCACCAAAATAGTTAAAACGCTCACCCCAAAAAAGACCGAAAGGAAATGGGAAACCGAAGTAGAGTAG
- the hisH gene encoding imidazole glycerol phosphate synthase subunit HisH: MTKQNIVIIDYKAGNIQSLRFALARLGVEATLSAQAEVLEAADKIIFPGVGHAQAAMQALHAAGLDTLLPTLKKPLLGICLGMQLLCSHSEEGQTPALAIFPTQVKRFPSDSSEKVPHMGWNQVQNLEGDLFRHIAPETNFYFVHSYYVPLSSHTIARCEYGLSFSAAIQKDNFFAVQFHPEKSGAAGEKLLQNFLSL; the protein is encoded by the coding sequence ATGACAAAACAAAATATCGTCATCATAGATTACAAGGCAGGAAATATTCAGTCTTTGCGCTTTGCCTTAGCGCGTTTGGGCGTAGAAGCAACACTTTCGGCACAGGCAGAAGTGCTTGAAGCGGCAGATAAGATTATTTTTCCCGGGGTAGGACACGCGCAGGCAGCCATGCAAGCTCTCCATGCGGCAGGTTTGGATACGCTCTTGCCTACACTAAAAAAGCCGCTTTTGGGCATCTGTTTGGGCATGCAGCTGCTTTGTAGCCACTCCGAAGAAGGGCAGACTCCCGCCTTAGCCATTTTTCCGACACAGGTAAAAAGGTTTCCTTCGGATAGCTCTGAAAAAGTGCCGCACATGGGTTGGAATCAGGTGCAAAACCTCGAAGGCGATTTATTTCGCCATATCGCACCCGAAACAAATTTCTACTTTGTGCATAGCTACTACGTGCCTTTGAGCAGTCATACGATTGCGCGTTGTGAGTATGGATTGTCTTTTTCTGCCGCCATTCAAAAAGACAACTTCTTTGCTGTGCAGTTTCACCCCGAAAAAAGTGGAGCAGCAGGCGAAAAACTACTGCAAAACTTCCTAAGTTTGTAA
- a CDS encoding ribonuclease Z — protein sequence MTFEVTILGANAALPALGRFPTCQILNVNHRYYMIDCGEGAQMQAAHFGIKLARLHSIFISHLHGDHYLGLIGLLGTMSLQGRKKPLYLYAPIGMADILAAHQKSGGLYLTFELIFKATNTEVPELLVEDDLIKVYTFPLRHRIPCAGFRFEEKRRGFSLKKDAPLAALSIPQKLALKRGEDIVFEGKTRAFTEFTEPLKKLRTYAYCSDTIFDINLLPELKNVDLLYHEATFTQEYLTRAQETMHTTAFQAALLAKEAQVGKLLLGHYSSRYHNLDRLLVEAQAVFPTTEMAIEGQTFEVLHEV from the coding sequence TTGACTTTCGAAGTTACTATCTTGGGTGCAAATGCTGCCCTCCCTGCTTTGGGACGCTTTCCCACTTGTCAGATTCTAAATGTCAATCACCGTTATTATATGATTGATTGTGGCGAAGGAGCGCAGATGCAGGCAGCCCATTTTGGCATCAAACTCGCACGCCTACACAGCATTTTTATTAGCCACTTACATGGCGACCATTACTTGGGTCTGATAGGGCTTTTGGGTACAATGAGCTTGCAAGGCAGAAAAAAGCCACTCTACCTCTACGCGCCCATTGGCATGGCGGATATTTTGGCGGCGCACCAAAAAAGTGGCGGACTTTATCTGACCTTCGAACTCATCTTTAAGGCTACCAACACCGAAGTTCCAGAGCTATTGGTAGAGGACGACTTGATAAAAGTTTATACCTTTCCCCTGCGCCACCGTATTCCTTGTGCAGGTTTTCGCTTCGAAGAAAAAAGGCGCGGCTTTTCTCTTAAAAAAGATGCACCCTTAGCGGCTCTTTCCATTCCACAAAAATTGGCACTCAAAAGAGGAGAGGATATTGTCTTTGAGGGCAAAACAAGAGCTTTTACTGAATTTACCGAGCCGCTTAAAAAATTGAGAACCTATGCCTATTGTTCGGATACTATTTTTGATATAAATTTATTACCCGAACTGAAAAACGTAGATTTGCTCTATCACGAGGCTACCTTTACGCAGGAATATCTGACACGCGCACAGGAAACGATGCACACTACTGCCTTTCAAGCGGCTTTACTTGCGAAGGAGGCGCAGGTAGGAAAGTTACTATTGGGGCATTATTCTTCGCGTTATCACAACTTAGACCGTCTTTTGGTCGAGGCGCAGGCGGTCTTCCCCACGACGGAGATGGCAATAGAGGGGCAAACTTTTGAAGTTTTACACGAAGTCTAA
- a CDS encoding AEC family transporter produces MSNLVLLLLCLGAGLIFARLPAFPKEAHKGINAFLIWVSLPAISLLYIPKLEWSWAMLFPALMPWLILLLAIPFFVFLGKLFSWQRSTVGALILVGGLSNTSFVGFPLLEYLYESKDILRYAVLADQPGSFLAVSILGISIAATFASGKPNLPLILKKLVIFPPFIGFILALLITPFGGLPEILEGTMQRLGDTLSPLALFAVGLQIKFKREGLRKSALFWALSYKLFLAPLAIWVLYALVFGLKGVLLEVSVLEAGMASMVTAALVASEYDLDPNLANLQVAVSIPISLITVYAWWYFL; encoded by the coding sequence ATGTCTAATCTTGTCTTGCTTTTGCTATGTCTGGGCGCAGGTCTGATATTTGCACGTCTGCCCGCCTTTCCCAAAGAGGCGCACAAGGGCATCAATGCTTTTCTCATTTGGGTTTCGCTACCTGCCATTTCGCTGCTCTACATTCCCAAATTGGAATGGAGTTGGGCAATGCTTTTCCCTGCCCTGATGCCTTGGCTGATTTTACTTTTAGCCATTCCGTTTTTTGTTTTTTTGGGCAAACTATTCTCTTGGCAGCGCAGTACGGTAGGGGCTTTAATTTTGGTGGGCGGACTTTCTAATACTTCCTTTGTTGGTTTTCCTTTGTTAGAATACTTGTATGAAAGCAAGGATATTTTGCGTTATGCCGTCCTTGCCGACCAGCCCGGTTCCTTTCTTGCCGTTTCCATCTTGGGAATTTCCATTGCCGCCACTTTTGCTTCGGGCAAACCCAATTTGCCTCTGATTCTGAAAAAATTAGTCATCTTTCCGCCTTTTATCGGCTTTATCCTCGCACTACTCATTACACCTTTTGGGGGGCTGCCCGAAATTTTGGAAGGCACGATGCAAAGATTGGGCGATACACTTTCGCCCTTAGCTCTTTTTGCAGTGGGCTTGCAAATCAAATTTAAGCGCGAGGGCTTGCGCAAATCCGCTCTTTTTTGGGCTTTGAGTTACAAACTCTTTTTAGCTCCACTTGCCATTTGGGTACTCTACGCGCTTGTTTTTGGTTTGAAGGGGGTACTGCTCGAAGTATCGGTATTGGAGGCAGGCATGGCATCGATGGTTACGGCGGCTTTGGTAGCAAGTGAGTATGATTTAGACCCTAATTTAGCCAACTTGCAAGTAGCCGTTTCTATCCCCATTTCGCTGATAACGGTCTATGCTTGGTGGTATTTTTTGTGA
- the cyoE gene encoding heme o synthase has product MFFLTMPTSVLVQNDSKIAHFFALLKFRLSAFVVFSGLFGYFIAETALQTDWKKVLIFTLGSFMITAAANIINQMIEVRLDKVMKRTEGRPLPMGKISMEEALILTVLMMIVGSALLFIFVNPLTAALTLFSLILYAFVYTPLKQISTVAVFVGAFPGALPPLIGWVAARGELHHYALLIFAVQFIWQFPHFWAIAWLGDEDYTKAGMKMLPKSGKSPATALHILTYNLFLVPIGLMPWYFGLSGIVSAIIATVMALLFMLPALELIRTGERKAALKLMFASFLYLPVVQMAYYFDRLI; this is encoded by the coding sequence TTGTTTTTCCTTACTATGCCCACTTCGGTTTTGGTACAAAACGACTCTAAAATAGCGCATTTCTTCGCGCTGCTCAAATTCCGCCTCTCTGCATTTGTGGTTTTTTCAGGGCTTTTTGGCTATTTCATTGCCGAAACTGCTTTGCAGACAGATTGGAAAAAGGTCTTGATTTTTACTTTGGGGAGCTTTATGATTACTGCCGCTGCCAATATTATCAACCAGATGATAGAGGTTCGCTTGGATAAGGTAATGAAGCGCACCGAAGGTCGTCCCCTACCAATGGGCAAGATAAGCATGGAAGAAGCCCTTATTCTGACGGTGCTGATGATGATTGTCGGCTCGGCACTACTCTTTATTTTTGTCAATCCGCTAACGGCTGCCCTGACACTTTTTTCCCTGATTCTCTACGCCTTTGTCTATACCCCGCTCAAACAGATTTCCACCGTAGCCGTCTTTGTCGGGGCTTTTCCCGGTGCGCTGCCACCGCTCATTGGCTGGGTTGCGGCAAGGGGTGAATTGCACCATTACGCCTTGCTTATTTTTGCCGTACAGTTTATTTGGCAATTTCCACACTTTTGGGCTATCGCTTGGCTCGGCGACGAAGACTACACCAAAGCAGGCATGAAGATGCTCCCCAAATCGGGGAAAAGCCCTGCTACGGCACTGCACATTCTTACTTACAACCTTTTCCTTGTCCCTATCGGACTTATGCCTTGGTACTTTGGACTTTCAGGCATTGTTTCGGCTATTATCGCGACGGTGATGGCACTGCTTTTTATGCTTCCTGCCCTCGAACTTATTCGCACAGGGGAGCGCAAAGCCGCCCTCAAACTGATGTTTGCCTCCTTTCTATACCTGCCTGTGGTGCAGATGGCTTACTATTTTGATAGACTTATCTAA
- a CDS encoding FtsB family cell division protein, with protein MSDLKHLFQKYINNFYFWFTFAFLIWIMFLDGNDLINRFQMQSKLVELEEERTFYLKQIEQIKAQERALEIRTDNLEKFAREQYLMKREGEEIFIIEKAQ; from the coding sequence ATGTCAGACCTCAAACACCTCTTTCAGAAGTACATCAACAACTTTTACTTTTGGTTCACCTTCGCCTTTCTCATCTGGATTATGTTTTTAGATGGCAACGACCTCATCAATCGCTTTCAGATGCAAAGCAAGCTCGTCGAGTTGGAGGAAGAACGGACTTTTTACCTCAAACAAATAGAGCAAATCAAGGCACAGGAACGCGCCTTAGAGATTCGTACCGACAACTTAGAGAAATTTGCACGTGAGCAATATTTGATGAAAAGAGAAGGCGAGGAGATTTTTATCATCGAAAAAGCCCAATAA